The segment CCGGGGATGGCGACTGGATGCCGTACCAGACTTTTTCGGTCGAGCCGAACCAGACCGTAACGCACCAGTTCCCCGCGGCGCTGCATGCTTATTGGGTGCGAACGGTCGCCAATCAGCCGACGACCGCCTCGGCCCAGCTTGCCTACGAATAAAATTTTGCCGCCAACGGCGGGAAGTGGACTTCCCGCCGAAGCGCTTCGCGGTAAAAATTCGCGCTTATGGCAAAATCGCTTCATCTCGACATTCTCCCCCAGCCCGACGAAACGACGTGCGGACCGACCTGTCTGCACGCCGTCTATCGGTTTTTCGATGACGAGCTGCCGCTGGCGCAGGTCATCCGCGAGACGCCCAAGCTGGAGGAGGGGGGAACGCTGGCAGTCTTGCTCGGCTGCCATGCGCTGCGTCGAGGGTACAAAGCGACGATCTACACCTACAACCTGGCGGTCTTCGATCCGTCCTGGTTTTACCCGCCTCCGGAACCGCTGGAGTCGGAAGAGGCGGTCGCCGCATTTCATAAGCGGCGGCTGATCGAGCGGTTGCATGCTCAAATGCAGGTCAAGGAAGAGCCGAAGCTGCACACCGCGAGCCGCGCCTACATCCAGTTTCTGGAACTCGGCGGGGCGATTGAGATGGAAGACCTGAGAGCGTCGCTCGTGCGGCGTTTTCTGAAACTCGACTTGCCGATTTTGACCGGGCTGAGCGCCACGTATCTATATGGCACTCCCCGCGAGTTCGGCCTCGATTGCAAGCCGGACGACGTACGCGGCTACGCCGTTGGGCACTTCGTCGTCCTCCATGGTTACGACAAGGAGGCGGGAACGGTCAGCGTGGCCGATCCCTATCTGCCCAATCCGCTGGGAGAGGAACATCATTACGATGTGAAAATCGATCGATTGTTGTGTGCGATCATGCTCGGCGTCCTGACCTACGACGCCAATCTCTTGGTGATTGAGCCCGCCGAAAAATCCAGCAATTAAAGCCCCGTTTCCCCAACACACCATCTTTTTTGCAGCGCGCAGGCGCGCTGTCGCGCTCCGCGGCGAAATCGCGGCAAGGGAGTGCTATTTCGCGATGTCCGTATTGATTGTCACCAACACGCCGGACGACTGGCCCGCCCAGATCGAAAACGTGCAGGTCGTCGCCGCCAACGATTACCTCACCAATTCCAAGTTCAGCGAACTGCGCGGCGTGAAGGTCTTTAACCTCTGCCGATCGTACAAATACCAAACGATCGGTTACTACGTTTCGCTCTTGGCCGAAGCCCGCGGCCACAAGCCGCTTCCTAGCGTCACCGCAGTTCAGGACCTGAAGACGCACGCGATCGTCCGGCTCGCTTCGTCCGACCTGGAAAAGCTGATCGAAAAGTCGCTGGCGCCGATCAAGTCGGACAAGTTCGAGCTGAGCATCTACTTCGGCCGCAACATGGCCCAGCGTTACGATCGGCTTTGCACGCAGCTCTTTAACCAGTTTCAGACGCCGCTGCTTCGGGCCAGTTTCGTCCGCGACAAAAACGGTTGGCAACTGCGCGCGATCAACGCGATCTCGACCAACGACGTGCCGGACGCCCATTGGGACTTTGTGCTGGAAGCGGCTCAGCAACACTTCGCCGGACGAGGCGGCAGCGTCAAGAAGCGCGCCCGAGCTCGCTTCGACATGGCGATCCTCCACAATCCCGAAGACGCCGACAAACCGTCGAACGACAAGGCGCTCGCCAAGTTCATCAAAGCGGCCGAAGCGCAAGGGATTCACGCCGAGATGGTCACCCGCGACGACTACGGCAGCATCGGCGAATTCGACGCCCTCTTCATTCGCGAGACGACCCAGGTCAATCATCACACCTACCGCTTCTCGCGTCGCGCCGCCGGCGAAGGGTTGGTCGTGATCGACGATCCGCAGTCGATCGTCCGCTGCACCAACAAGGTCTTCCTGGCCGAGATCCTCTCGCGCCACAAGGTCGCTACGCCGAAGACGTTGGTCGTGCAGGAAGAGACGGCCGGCATGATCGCGCCGGAGCTAGGTTTTCCCTGCGTCTTGAAAAAGCCCGACAGCTCGTTTTCGCACGGCGTCGTCAAGGTGAAGAACGAATCGGAACTGGCCGACAAACTGAAGGAGTTCTTTGAACATTCCGACCTGATCATCGCCCAGGAATTTTTGCCGACCACCTTCGACTGGCGGATCGGCATCATTGATCGTCAGCCGATCTATGCTTGCAAGTACTACATGGCGACCGGGCACTGGCAGATCATCCAGCAGAAAGAAGGGAAGACGAAGTACGGCAAGTCGGAGACGATCCCGATCGAACTGGCGCCCCGCAAAGCGGTGCAAGTCGCGCTCAAAGCGGCCAACCTGATCGGCGACGGCTTGTACGGGGTCGACGTGAAGGAATCGAACGGCCACTTCAGCGTGATCGAAGTGAATGACAACCCAAACCTCGACGCCGGCTACGAAGACGCGATCCTGAAGGACGAACTCTACCGAAGGATCATGAGCGTCTTCCTAAGAAGAATCGAACAACGCAAAGCCGGCTTGTCGTAAACCCAGGGTGGCACTGCTGGCTTGTCCAGCAGTGGAGCCCTAGTACCAACTTCCCACTGCTGGGCAAGCCAGCAGTGCCACCCATCAAACGCAATTCCTCCTTTGGTAACCCCCATGAGCGATCCGCTTCACTTGTTTGACGCGTTCGGCGTAGAGCTGGAATACATGATCGTCGACGCGCAGTCGCTCGACGTCCGTCCGATCGCCGACTTGCTGCTGAAGGAAGCGGCCGGCGAGATCCTCTCGGAGATCGAACTGGGAGAGATCGCCTGGTCGAACGAACTTGCATTGCACGTGATCGAACTGAAGACGAACGGTCCGGCTCCGTCGCTCGATCCGCTGACCGACTACTTTCAGCAGCACGTGAAGCAAGCGAACGATTTCCTGGCGACGTTCGGAGCCCGGCTGTTGCCGACCGCGATGCATCCCTGGATGGACCCGCACGCGGTCCAGCTCTGGCCGCACGACTACAACCCGATCTACGAAGCGTACAACCGGATCTTCGATTGCCGCGGCCATGGCTGGGCGAACCTGCAAAGCGTCCATCTCAATCTGCCGTTCGCCGGAGACGAAGAGTTCGGACGATTGCATGCCGCGATCCGTTTGATCATGCCGCTGTTGCCGGCTTTGGCCGCCAGTTCGCCGATCTGCGACGGCAAGCCAAGCGGGTTCCTCGACACGCGGATGGAAGTTTACCGGACCAACTCGCAGCGGATTCCTTCGCTCACCGCGGCGGTAGTGCCTGAGCCGATTTTTACCGAAGGGGATTACCAGCGCGAAATCTTCGCGAAGATGTACGCCGACATTGAGCCGCACGATCCGGAAGGGATGTTGCAGTTTCCCTTTTTGAACGCCCGGGGCGCCATCGCGCGGTTTGATCGAGGCGCGATCGAAATCCGCGTCCTCGACATCCAGGAATGTCCCGCCGCCGACCTGGCGATCTTGCAGGCGATCGTCGCCACGCTCAAGGCTTTGGTAAGCGAAAAGTGGTCTCCTCTGGCCGAACAGCAGCTGGTCGCCACCATGCCGCTGTCGCAGCTCTTTTTGGAAACGATCCGCACCTCGGACGCGACTCCGATCGAAGACGGAGTCCTCCTCCGTCAGTTCGGCTGGAACGATCGCCATCGTCCCACCGCCAAAGAGCTGTGGCGACATATCCTGGCCGAACTGAACATGACTCCGGCCAAAGAAAGCCCGCTCGACGTCATCCTGAGCGAAGGCCCGCTCGCCCGCCGTATTTTGCACCGCGTCGGCCATGACCTGACGCAGCTGAAGTCGATCTACGGCGAGCTGGCCGAATGCCTGTCGAGCGGAACGATGTTCCGCGCGTAGGTCCGGCGCCCGCTACAACGGAAGACTCGCTCCTTAAAAAATGGTTGACAAAGCGCACGGATTCGTGGTCGAGTGCGCCTGCAGGATCGTGCCTCTTCGCAGAGGCGTCTGGCTCTCGGAGGAGCCCCGGTTGGTTCGCTAACCTCGGGAAAGTTCAGGGGAGATTTGCGGCGCCGTCGTGCGCGAGGAATGAAGGTGCGCGCTGTGCGAAACGGAGAATGCTGCGGTCCCGCCGATCCAAAAAAAATGCGCCGCGGTCCAGTCCACTCTGGCGAAAAAAAGAGTGCAGCGGTCCACTCCAGTTTTGGGGTAGGGCTTTGGGAGGTTGGGAATTGCCCAGATTGTCGTTCGGGGTGTGGTCGAAAAAAAATGCGCGCTGCGGTCCAGTCCACTCTGGCGAAAAAAAAAGAGTGCAGCGGTCCAGTCCAGATTTGGGGCAGGGCTTTGGGAGGTTGGGAATTGCCCAGATTGCCGTTTGGGGCGTGATCGCAAAAAAAATGCGCGCTGCGGTCCAGTCCACTCTGCCCCCAAAAAAAGAGTGCAGCGGTCCAGTCCGGTTTCGGGGATGGGCCTTGGAAGGTTAGGAATTGCCCAGATTACCGTGCGGGGCGTGGTCGCGAAAAAAACTGCGCGCTGCGGTCCAGTCCTTGGTGATTCGGGTTGGATTCGTCAATTCAGCTTCGACAACCGTTAGTGAGCCTGCGGCCGCATTCCCTCGGCTTGCGCCTCGGGTTAGTGTTTGGCGCGAAAAAAACGGCGACTGGAGTCCAGTCGCCGTTGGCAGGTCATTTTGTCGTCCGTGAAAACTACTTTGCCACGCGGAACTTGTGGACCGTGGTCGAGCGGAATTCTTCGCCCGGCTTCAGGGTGGTCGTCGGGAAGTTCGGCTGATTCGGCGTGTCGGGGTAGTGTTGCGTTTCCAGGCAGAACGCTTCGTGCTGGTTCAGCCGAGCTTCGGCCGGCAGGCCTTTCAGGAAGTTGCCGGTATAGAGCTGAATGCCAGGCTCCGTGGTGTAGATTTCCATCACCCGGCCCGACTTCGGCTCTTGGACGGTCGCGGCCAGGGCGAGCTTGCCTTCTTGGCCCCGGAGTACGAAGCAATGGTCATAGCCAATCGGATCGCCGCCGGTCGCTTGCAGGTCTTGGCCGATCGATTTCATCGTGGTGAAGTCCATCGGAGTCCCTTTGACGGTCGCTTCTTTACCGGTCGGAATCAGGGCGTCGCTGACCGGCAGGTAGGCGTCCGCTTCCAGCTTCAACTGGTGGTCGTAGACTTTGCCGCTGCCGGCGCCGGCCAGGTTCCAGTAGCAGTGGTTGGTCAGGTTCAGCACGGTCGCCGCGTCGGTGGTCGCCGTGTAGTCCATGATCAACTGGTTGTCGCTGGTCAGCAGGTAGCTGACGCTGACCTGCAGGTTGCCGGGATAGCCTTCTTCGCGATCGGGGCTGGTGCGGCTGAAGGTAACGCCGATGCGATCCGCGTCTTTCACTTCCTTGGCGTCCCAGACGTAACGGCTGAAACCTTTGTCGCCGCCGTGCAGGGTGTTCTCGCCGTTGTTCAGGGCCAGGCTATATTCCTTGCCCCCCAGCGTGAATTTGCCCTTGGCGATCCGATTGGCGTAGCGACCGACGGTGGCGCCGAAGTAGGGATGACCCCCTTCGTACAAAGCGACGTCGTCGAGGCCGGCGTTGACGTTGGCGAGCACGCCGTTTTTGTCCGGGGCCTTCAGCGAAACGATCGTCGCTCCGTAATTGATCAACTCCATTTGCAGGTCCCCGTTCTGTATCGTGAACAGGGTGACCTCTTGTCCGTCGGCGGTTTTGCCGAAGGGTTGCGCGGTGATCGACATGCCGGGTTTACTCTTTGCAGCGGTTTGCGTCGGCTCGGCGGCGAGGACGAACTGCGTCCCCAAGAGGCTCGCGGCCAACGACAAGACGCACCAGCATCGCATAATTTTGGTCATTTCTCGACTCCCCTTAGGGGCCTTTAAGCGTCCCTAAGCTCTGGGTTTGGGCGGTTAGATAGGGTGGAAAGGGCCCGCGCATTATGTCGAGCGGTTTGGCGAAAGTCCAGATTTGCCGAGCCTAAAGGGAAAAACCGTGCCAAGTTTTTCTGCGTAGTAAAGGAAGTTGCGCCAAAGATCTCAATCGGGCCCATTTTTTCTAAAAATTCGCCGCAAGAGAGTGCCGCCTGCGGCATCTATCTGCAAACGGAGAGCCGCGACCTTGCCTAGCAGCGCCGACAATCAACCGAAGCCCGACTGGCCAGCCATTATCGCCGAGCATGAGCGATGGCTGCGCGCCGTGCTCTACGCGCGATTGCGGAACAGCGAGGACGTGGAAGACGCGTTTCAGGAGACGTTCGCCGCGGCGATCGTCGGCAGCGACAAGTTGCGTGACCTGGACCGCGTCGGACCGTGGCTCTACCAGATTGCCGTTCGCCAGGCGTTGCAACTGCGGCGCAAACAAGGGCGCCGGCAAAAGAAGATTGAGCAATTCGCTCAAGAGGCCCCTACGGCCAGCGAGCGGGATCCGCTTGCCTGGATGTTGGCGGACGAACGGCAGCAGCAAGTACGCGACGCGCTGAAGGAACTACCGCAGCGCGACGCCGAAATCCTGCTGCTGAAATACCTTGAGGATTGGAACTACCAGCAGATCGCCGACAGGATCGGCGCGAGCCATAGCGCAGTAGAAGCGCGACTGCATCGGGCTCGCGGGCGACTGCGCGACAAACTACGTGCACGGAGCGTCGCAGGAGCGGCCCGATCATGAACGAAAACGAACGAATCGAACTACAACGCCAAATTGATTTACTGGTCGACGGCGAACTGTCAGCCGAACAAGAACGCGCCTTGCTTGCGAAGCTGGAACAAGAAGAGGCGTGGCGCGATTGTGCCCTGACGTTCGTCGAAAACCAGGTACTGCGGCGAACGTTGCCGCCGATGGTCGATTCCCACCCCGTGGCGATTCCCCGCGCCACAGAGTCTCCCAGCGCGGCGCCGATCCTCCACGGCGCCCGCGGCTGGGATGGTCGCTTCGGCCAAGTGGCGACGCTCGCCGCTTCGGTCTTGATCGCGTTTATCGCCGGGCAGATGATCGCTCCCTGGATGTCGGCGTCGCAGAGCGGCGGCAGATCGATGGGGAAATCTCAGAATTCCGGAAATTCGCCGCAAGAGGCTCCGCTCTTCGTCAACTATCGGACCGGCGACGGCGTTAACCGGATGCCAATTGCGATCGACGAGAGCAAATCATTTGATCCAGCGGCGCCATTTCCGACTTCGTTCGGAATGAGCCAGCAGCAGTTGCAACAGTTGAGCGACGATGGCCGAGCGTATCAACAAAAGCAGCAATGGATTCCGGTGAAGTTAAAAGATGGACGTGAGGCGGTGGTTCCGGTGCAGGAACTGACGATTGAGCCGCCCCCAACGCATTATTTTCCGTAACGGATTGCGATCGCCGCCCATGGCGTGCGACACGAACAAGAACCAGTCAGGGAGTATTGGGACATGAAATTGGATTGGTATTCTAAGGGACTAATGTTGGCCGCGATGGCCGCGACCTTCGGCGGCGGTAACGTGCTGATGGCGCAAGAGAGCGGCGACGCCAAGGTGGTCGAAGCGAAGCCGGCCGAAGAAGCGCCGGCCGCGGACGAAGCGAAGTCGGAAGATCAAGTGACCGAGCGTTACTGGATCGGCGCCAAAATGACCGCGGAAGTGCCGAGTTTGCTGAAACGTCACCTACCGCAGTTGGCCGAAAAAGGAGTCTTCGTCGAAGGCGTGTTTGCCGGCAGTCCGGCTGAGGAAGCGGGGCTGGAAGCGGAAGATGTGGTGCTGGAGCTGAACGGTCAGCCGATGGTCGACGCGCGTAAGCTGGTCGACGCCGTTCGCGAGGGGGAAGGAAAGACGCTGAAGTTTGTCGTCCTGCATAACGGCAAAGAGACCGCGGTCGACGTAACGCCGCGCAAGATGACGCAGGAAGACGTGTTGGCGATCGCTCAATCAAGCTTGATGCAGGGCGCAGAGTCGGACGCCCGCATGCCGATGCGAATGCGATTCTTCGGTCCGGGGCAGATGATGCCGCAACCGGGCGTCATGCCGGAAATGCGTCTCATGGACAAGTCGACCGGCGAGACGATTAAGATTCGCGTCTCGCGTGAGGGAGATGGTCCGGCGAAGGTGCATGTCGAACACAATGGCAATTCGTACGACGTCGACGCCGAACATATCGACGACTTGCCGAAAGAGATTCGC is part of the Blastopirellula sediminis genome and harbors:
- a CDS encoding PDZ domain-containing protein, translating into MKLDWYSKGLMLAAMAATFGGGNVLMAQESGDAKVVEAKPAEEAPAADEAKSEDQVTERYWIGAKMTAEVPSLLKRHLPQLAEKGVFVEGVFAGSPAEEAGLEAEDVVLELNGQPMVDARKLVDAVREGEGKTLKFVVLHNGKETAVDVTPRKMTQEDVLAIAQSSLMQGAESDARMPMRMRFFGPGQMMPQPGVMPEMRLMDKSTGETIKIRVSREGDGPAKVHVEHNGNSYDVDAEHIDDLPKEIRPMVTRALQSGAFGPHGELDIDSMLPHGPEGPMVEGMLQQQLQDIRRMLEEMKAQMRGQMQDAPQQPKAEDDQSI
- a CDS encoding aldose epimerase family protein, translated to MTKIMRCWCVLSLAASLLGTQFVLAAEPTQTAAKSKPGMSITAQPFGKTADGQEVTLFTIQNGDLQMELINYGATIVSLKAPDKNGVLANVNAGLDDVALYEGGHPYFGATVGRYANRIAKGKFTLGGKEYSLALNNGENTLHGGDKGFSRYVWDAKEVKDADRIGVTFSRTSPDREEGYPGNLQVSVSYLLTSDNQLIMDYTATTDAATVLNLTNHCYWNLAGAGSGKVYDHQLKLEADAYLPVSDALIPTGKEATVKGTPMDFTTMKSIGQDLQATGGDPIGYDHCFVLRGQEGKLALAATVQEPKSGRVMEIYTTEPGIQLYTGNFLKGLPAEARLNQHEAFCLETQHYPDTPNQPNFPTTTLKPGEEFRSTTVHKFRVAK
- a CDS encoding RNA polymerase sigma factor, encoding MPSSADNQPKPDWPAIIAEHERWLRAVLYARLRNSEDVEDAFQETFAAAIVGSDKLRDLDRVGPWLYQIAVRQALQLRRKQGRRQKKIEQFAQEAPTASERDPLAWMLADERQQQVRDALKELPQRDAEILLLKYLEDWNYQQIADRIGASHSAVEARLHRARGRLRDKLRARSVAGAARS
- a CDS encoding RimK family protein, producing the protein MSVLIVTNTPDDWPAQIENVQVVAANDYLTNSKFSELRGVKVFNLCRSYKYQTIGYYVSLLAEARGHKPLPSVTAVQDLKTHAIVRLASSDLEKLIEKSLAPIKSDKFELSIYFGRNMAQRYDRLCTQLFNQFQTPLLRASFVRDKNGWQLRAINAISTNDVPDAHWDFVLEAAQQHFAGRGGSVKKRARARFDMAILHNPEDADKPSNDKALAKFIKAAEAQGIHAEMVTRDDYGSIGEFDALFIRETTQVNHHTYRFSRRAAGEGLVVIDDPQSIVRCTNKVFLAEILSRHKVATPKTLVVQEETAGMIAPELGFPCVLKKPDSSFSHGVVKVKNESELADKLKEFFEHSDLIIAQEFLPTTFDWRIGIIDRQPIYACKYYMATGHWQIIQQKEGKTKYGKSETIPIELAPRKAVQVALKAANLIGDGLYGVDVKESNGHFSVIEVNDNPNLDAGYEDAILKDELYRRIMSVFLRRIEQRKAGLS
- a CDS encoding carboxylate-amine ligase, with translation MSDPLHLFDAFGVELEYMIVDAQSLDVRPIADLLLKEAAGEILSEIELGEIAWSNELALHVIELKTNGPAPSLDPLTDYFQQHVKQANDFLATFGARLLPTAMHPWMDPHAVQLWPHDYNPIYEAYNRIFDCRGHGWANLQSVHLNLPFAGDEEFGRLHAAIRLIMPLLPALAASSPICDGKPSGFLDTRMEVYRTNSQRIPSLTAAVVPEPIFTEGDYQREIFAKMYADIEPHDPEGMLQFPFLNARGAIARFDRGAIEIRVLDIQECPAADLAILQAIVATLKALVSEKWSPLAEQQLVATMPLSQLFLETIRTSDATPIEDGVLLRQFGWNDRHRPTAKELWRHILAELNMTPAKESPLDVILSEGPLARRILHRVGHDLTQLKSIYGELAECLSSGTMFRA
- a CDS encoding C39 family peptidase; this translates as MAKSLHLDILPQPDETTCGPTCLHAVYRFFDDELPLAQVIRETPKLEEGGTLAVLLGCHALRRGYKATIYTYNLAVFDPSWFYPPPEPLESEEAVAAFHKRRLIERLHAQMQVKEEPKLHTASRAYIQFLELGGAIEMEDLRASLVRRFLKLDLPILTGLSATYLYGTPREFGLDCKPDDVRGYAVGHFVVLHGYDKEAGTVSVADPYLPNPLGEEHHYDVKIDRLLCAIMLGVLTYDANLLVIEPAEKSSN